One segment of Stomatobaculum sp. F0698 DNA contains the following:
- a CDS encoding helix-turn-helix domain-containing protein encodes MTKYREILRLASLGLSQQSIADSSGVSKKTVNRVLKRAKELNIFWPLEANETDAVLAEKLFPSAQKQVSSTKRMPDFNYIQKELLRNGVNKKLLWTEYLEECRQSGDDPLMHSQFCYYIQQDEQKRHATMHINRKPVSRSRSIGPEILLRSPIRIPVRSSRHFSL; translated from the coding sequence ATGACCAAGTACCGAGAGATTCTGCGCCTGGCAAGTCTGGGTCTCAGTCAACAGAGCATCGCTGACAGTAGCGGTGTATCCAAGAAAACGGTCAACCGTGTGCTTAAGCGCGCCAAAGAGCTCAACATCTTTTGGCCGTTGGAAGCCAACGAGACCGATGCCGTCCTTGCGGAGAAGTTGTTTCCATCCGCACAGAAGCAAGTGTCATCAACAAAACGGATGCCTGACTTCAACTACATCCAGAAGGAGTTGCTTCGCAACGGAGTCAACAAAAAACTCCTCTGGACGGAATACCTGGAGGAGTGCCGCCAGTCCGGCGACGATCCCCTAATGCATTCCCAGTTTTGCTATTACATCCAGCAGGACGAACAGAAACGCCATGCTACGATGCATATCAACCGAAAGCCGGTGAGCAGATCGAGGTCGATTGGGCCGGAGATCCTGCTCAGATCACCAATCCGGATACCGGTGAGATCATCCCGGCATTTCTCTTTGTAG